One Kineococcus endophyticus genomic region harbors:
- a CDS encoding YifB family Mg chelatase-like AAA ATPase, with translation MALARSLAVGLVGLDGHLVEVEADISPGIPAFVLVGLPDASLHEAKDRVRAATANSGFPLPAQRITVNLSPATLPKTGSAFDLAVAVATLTAAGVLPPEASAETVHLGELGLDGSVRAVDGVLPAVLAAARAGVRRVVVPEATVEEAALVPGVAVRGVRWLAELVADYRGDPPLDLPDPPRAFVPPERVSAGRPLDLADVVGQTEARFALEVAAAGGHHLLMNGPPGAGKTMLAARLPGLLPDLEEEAALEVTAVHSVAGTLRGRPGTALITRPPYEDPHHTASVASVVGGGSGVPRPGAVSRAHRGVLFLDEAPEFEARVLDALRQPLEHGELVLHRARGTARYPARFQLVLAANPCPCGRAVGKGLDCTCSPQARRRYAAKLSGPLLDRVDVQLQVQAVTRAEVAEAAAGESTAVVAARVAAARGVQGERLGRHGVRTNGELKGPLLRGPLRLGPAVTRDLDRALERGVLTLRGVDRVLRLAWTVADLRGSGTPDRDDVGRALALRGALSTAVAA, from the coding sequence ATGGCGCTCGCCCGCTCCCTCGCCGTCGGGCTCGTCGGGCTCGACGGGCACCTCGTCGAGGTGGAGGCCGACATCTCACCCGGCATCCCCGCCTTCGTGCTCGTCGGCCTGCCCGACGCGTCCCTGCACGAGGCGAAGGACCGCGTCCGGGCCGCGACGGCCAACTCCGGCTTCCCGCTGCCGGCGCAGCGGATCACCGTGAACCTCTCGCCCGCGACCCTGCCGAAGACGGGATCGGCCTTCGACCTCGCCGTGGCCGTCGCGACGCTGACGGCCGCCGGGGTCCTGCCGCCGGAGGCGTCGGCCGAGACGGTCCACCTCGGCGAGCTCGGCCTCGACGGCAGCGTGCGGGCCGTCGACGGGGTGCTGCCCGCGGTGCTGGCCGCTGCCCGTGCGGGGGTGCGCCGGGTCGTCGTGCCCGAGGCGACGGTCGAGGAGGCCGCGCTCGTCCCCGGCGTCGCCGTCCGCGGAGTGCGCTGGCTGGCCGAGCTGGTCGCGGACTACCGCGGTGACCCACCGCTGGACCTGCCCGACCCGCCGCGCGCCTTCGTCCCGCCCGAGCGGGTGAGCGCCGGACGTCCGCTGGACCTCGCCGACGTCGTCGGCCAGACGGAGGCCCGCTTCGCCCTCGAGGTGGCCGCGGCCGGCGGGCACCACCTGCTGATGAACGGGCCGCCCGGGGCGGGCAAGACGATGCTCGCCGCTCGTCTGCCCGGGCTCCTGCCCGACCTGGAGGAGGAGGCCGCGCTGGAGGTGACCGCCGTGCACTCGGTGGCCGGGACCCTGCGCGGGCGGCCGGGCACCGCCCTCATCACGCGCCCGCCCTACGAGGACCCGCACCACACCGCCTCGGTCGCCTCCGTCGTCGGCGGCGGCAGCGGGGTGCCGCGGCCCGGAGCGGTGTCCCGGGCCCACCGCGGGGTGCTCTTCCTCGACGAGGCGCCGGAGTTCGAGGCCCGCGTCCTGGACGCCCTGCGCCAGCCGCTCGAGCACGGCGAGCTCGTCCTGCACCGCGCCCGGGGGACGGCGCGGTACCCGGCGCGGTTCCAGCTGGTCCTGGCGGCCAACCCCTGCCCCTGCGGACGCGCCGTCGGCAAGGGCCTGGACTGCACGTGCTCACCGCAGGCGCGGCGGCGGTACGCCGCCAAGCTGTCGGGTCCGCTGCTCGACCGCGTCGACGTGCAGCTGCAGGTGCAGGCCGTGACGCGTGCCGAGGTCGCCGAGGCGGCCGCGGGGGAGAGCACGGCCGTGGTGGCGGCGCGGGTCGCCGCGGCGCGGGGGGTCCAGGGCGAACGCCTGGGGCGCCACGGCGTGCGGACGAACGGAGAGCTCAAGGGGCCGCTCCTGCGCGGTCCGCTGCGCCTCGGCCCGGCCGTCACGCGCGACCTCGACCGGGCCCTGGAACGGGGGGTGCTGACGCTGCGCGGGGTGGACCGGGTGCTCCGGCTGGCCTGGACGGTGGCCGACCTGCGCGGGTCCGGGACACCGGACCGGGACGACGTCGGCCGCGCCCTCGCCCTGCGGGGAGCTCTCAGCACGGCGGTGGCCGCGTGA
- a CDS encoding YraN family protein, translated as MVHVRAKDAVGQYGERVAARWLVEAGMTVLDRNWRCRYGEIDVLARDGDDLVVCEVKTRRSTSAGTAAEAVTPDKLTRLQELAQEWLKAHPAVTPAGIRFDVVAVSPAERGPARVEHLRGVL; from the coding sequence GTGGTGCACGTGCGCGCGAAGGACGCCGTGGGGCAGTACGGGGAACGGGTGGCGGCCCGGTGGCTGGTCGAGGCGGGCATGACCGTCCTGGACCGCAACTGGCGGTGCCGGTACGGGGAGATCGACGTGCTGGCCCGGGACGGCGACGACCTCGTCGTGTGCGAGGTCAAGACACGACGCAGCACGAGCGCGGGGACGGCGGCCGAAGCCGTCACCCCCGACAAGCTGACCCGGCTGCAGGAGCTCGCCCAGGAGTGGCTCAAGGCCCACCCCGCCGTGACACCCGCCGGCATCCGCTTCGACGTCGTGGCGGTGAGCCCCGCCGAGCGGGGCCCGGCCCGGGTCGAGCACCTGCGGGGCGTGCTCTGA
- a CDS encoding DUF2469 domain-containing protein, with protein MSAEDLENYETEMELQLYREYRDVVSLFSYVVETERRFYLANSVDLQVRTADGETYFEVTLHDAWVWDVYRPARFVRDVRVVTFKDVNVEELQKRDIEVPDGPDLRER; from the coding sequence GTGAGCGCCGAGGACCTGGAGAACTACGAGACCGAGATGGAGCTGCAGCTCTACCGCGAGTACCGGGACGTCGTCTCGTTGTTCTCGTACGTGGTGGAGACCGAACGGCGCTTCTACCTCGCCAACTCGGTGGACCTGCAGGTCCGCACGGCCGACGGCGAGACGTACTTCGAGGTGACCCTGCACGACGCGTGGGTGTGGGACGTCTACCGGCCCGCCCGCTTCGTGCGCGACGTGCGCGTCGTGACGTTCAAGGACGTCAACGTCGAGGAGCTGCAGAAGCGCGACATCGAGGTCCCCGACGGGCCGGACCTGCGCGAGCGCTGA
- a CDS encoding ribonuclease HII — MSPVTRGTVKRRPAPSPATPPSLRLERQLLRSGHTLVAGMDEVGRGALAGPVSVGVLVVDEATRTAPTGLRDSKLLTPASRDALAPKVRRWALAWAVGHTEPAEIDAIGIIAALRLAGRRALAQLPVRPDVVILDGNHDYLSDPREPSLLDELGELGEQGPVLPCDAPAVTTRIKADMSCAAVAGASVLAKTTRDAMMAERHSAFPQYGWAGNKGYSAPDHLQALAEHGSCEQHRRSWRLPGLAVPAPRVVEASAEALDLGLLEDEALADLTSHTSGGRKA; from the coding sequence GTGAGCCCGGTCACCCGGGGCACGGTCAAGCGCCGGCCCGCGCCGTCGCCCGCGACCCCGCCGTCCCTGCGCCTGGAGCGCCAGCTCCTGCGCTCGGGCCACACCCTCGTCGCCGGCATGGACGAGGTCGGCCGCGGGGCGCTCGCCGGGCCCGTCAGCGTCGGCGTCCTCGTCGTCGACGAGGCCACCCGCACCGCACCCACGGGGCTGCGCGACTCCAAGCTGCTGACGCCGGCCAGCCGGGACGCCCTGGCGCCCAAGGTGCGCCGGTGGGCCCTCGCCTGGGCCGTCGGACACACCGAGCCGGCCGAGATCGACGCCATCGGCATCATCGCCGCACTGCGCCTGGCCGGCCGCCGGGCCCTCGCGCAGCTGCCGGTACGGCCCGACGTCGTCATCCTCGACGGAAACCACGACTACCTCAGCGACCCCCGCGAACCCTCGCTGCTCGACGAGCTGGGGGAGCTGGGCGAGCAGGGTCCGGTCCTGCCCTGCGACGCGCCGGCCGTCACGACCCGGATCAAGGCGGACATGTCCTGCGCGGCCGTTGCCGGGGCGAGCGTGCTGGCCAAGACGACCCGGGACGCGATGATGGCCGAGCGCCACAGTGCGTTCCCGCAGTACGGATGGGCCGGCAACAAGGGCTACAGCGCCCCGGACCACCTCCAGGCCCTCGCCGAGCACGGCAGCTGCGAGCAGCACCGGCGCAGCTGGCGGCTGCCCGGTCTGGCCGTGCCCGCCCCCCGCGTCGTCGAGGCGTCCGCCGAGGCCCTGGACCTGGGGCTCCTGGAGGACGAGGCGCTCGCGGACCTCACCTCCCACACCTCGGGGGGCCGGAAGGCATGA
- the lepB gene encoding signal peptidase I: protein MSAGDTEQDTQAQEPAPRRKAGGGIVGAVRETVLVVAVALVVSLVVKTFLLQAFFIPSQSMEQTLDIGDRVVVSKLTPGPFELHRGDVVVFADPGGWLQGSTPPQRSAVGSVVADALTFVGLLPEDSDDHLIKRVIGLPGDHVVCCDAGGRLTVNDVPVDESAYLAAGVAPSDSAFDVTVPAGELWVMGDNRAESADSRFNRDKAHNGFVPVDLVVGRAYAVVWPLSHWSWLGTPDDFASVPGRTGVK from the coding sequence GTGAGCGCCGGGGACACCGAGCAGGACACGCAGGCGCAGGAGCCCGCGCCGCGGCGCAAGGCCGGCGGTGGCATCGTCGGCGCCGTCCGCGAGACCGTCCTCGTCGTCGCGGTCGCGCTCGTCGTGTCCCTGGTGGTCAAGACCTTCCTGCTGCAGGCGTTCTTCATCCCCTCGCAGTCGATGGAGCAGACGCTCGACATCGGCGACCGCGTCGTCGTCAGCAAGCTGACCCCGGGGCCGTTCGAGCTGCACCGCGGGGACGTCGTGGTCTTCGCCGACCCCGGCGGCTGGCTGCAGGGCTCCACGCCCCCGCAGCGCAGCGCCGTGGGGTCCGTCGTCGCCGACGCCCTGACCTTCGTGGGGCTGCTGCCGGAGGACTCCGACGACCACCTCATCAAGCGCGTCATCGGCCTGCCCGGCGACCACGTCGTCTGCTGCGACGCCGGCGGCCGGCTCACCGTGAACGACGTCCCGGTCGACGAGTCCGCCTACCTGGCCGCGGGCGTCGCGCCCAGCGACTCGGCCTTCGACGTCACGGTCCCGGCGGGCGAGCTGTGGGTCATGGGCGACAACCGCGCGGAGTCGGCCGACTCACGCTTCAACCGGGACAAGGCGCACAACGGGTTCGTGCCGGTCGACCTCGTCGTCGGCCGCGCCTACGCCGTCGTCTGGCCGCTGTCGCACTGGTCCTGGCTGGGCACTCCCGACGACTTCGCCTCGGTGCCGGGGCGGACGGGTGTGAAGTGA
- the lepB gene encoding signal peptidase I: MTTTQPRPSTSGEPAGRRSSRGARAVLVLAIALLLVLLVRSFVVQTFSIPSDSMQPTLQPGERVLVWRVDASDVQRGDVVVFDGTGTFADAPPDPQGLAAVGAGVAGVLGFRPGESDYVKRVVGLPGDRITCCDDQGRLLVDGEPLEEPYVQPGDAPSELRFDIAVPEGRLWVMGDHRSDSVDSRSHLGSPGGGTIALDDVIGRVVAITWPLDAVGTVGRGSAS; encoded by the coding sequence GTGACGACCACCCAGCCGCGGCCGTCGACGTCCGGTGAGCCGGCTGGGCGCCGCTCCTCGCGCGGGGCACGGGCCGTCCTCGTGCTCGCCATCGCCCTCCTGCTGGTCCTGCTCGTCCGCTCCTTCGTCGTGCAGACCTTCTCCATCCCCTCGGACTCGATGCAGCCGACCCTGCAGCCGGGTGAGCGCGTGCTCGTCTGGCGCGTCGACGCCTCCGACGTCCAGCGCGGTGACGTCGTCGTCTTCGACGGCACCGGCACCTTCGCCGACGCGCCGCCGGACCCGCAGGGCCTGGCCGCCGTCGGCGCCGGGGTCGCGGGGGTGCTGGGCTTCCGCCCCGGCGAGTCCGACTACGTCAAGCGCGTCGTGGGGCTGCCGGGGGACCGCATCACCTGCTGCGACGACCAGGGGCGCCTCCTCGTCGACGGCGAGCCCCTCGAGGAGCCGTACGTGCAGCCCGGGGACGCCCCCAGCGAGCTGCGGTTCGACATCGCCGTGCCCGAGGGGCGACTGTGGGTGATGGGCGACCACCGCAGCGACTCGGTCGACTCGCGCTCCCACCTCGGCTCACCGGGTGGGGGGACGATCGCCCTCGACGACGTCATCGGCCGCGTCGTCGCCATCACCTGGCCGCTCGACGCGGTCGGCACCGTCGGACGGGGGAGCGCGTCGTGA
- the rplS gene encoding 50S ribosomal protein L19: MNVLDSIDAAQLRSDIPEFRAGDTLKVHVKVIEGSRSRVQVFQGVVIRRTGGGIREAFTVRKVSFGVGVERTFPLHTPVIEKIEVVTRGDVKRAKLYYLRDLRGKAAKIKERRDTTSPRG, encoded by the coding sequence ATGAACGTGCTCGACAGCATCGACGCAGCCCAGCTGCGCAGCGACATCCCGGAGTTCCGGGCCGGCGACACCCTCAAGGTGCACGTCAAGGTCATCGAGGGCAGCCGCTCCCGTGTCCAGGTCTTCCAGGGCGTCGTCATCCGCCGCACCGGTGGCGGCATCCGCGAGGCCTTCACCGTCCGCAAGGTCAGCTTCGGCGTCGGCGTGGAGCGCACCTTCCCGCTGCACACCCCGGTCATCGAGAAGATCGAGGTCGTGACCCGCGGTGACGTGAAGCGCGCCAAGCTGTACTACCTGCGCGACCTGCGCGGCAAGGCCGCCAAGATCAAGGAGCGTCGCGACACGACCAGCCCCCGCGGCTGA
- the trmD gene encoding tRNA (guanosine(37)-N1)-methyltransferase TrmD, giving the protein MRLDVVTIFADYLAPLRLSLIGKAQAQGLLDVRVHDLREHTHDRHRTVDDTPYGGGAGLLMKPEPWGEALDAVLADPPAGAREEGPVLVVPSPVGEVFSQRAAVELAAEPWLVFACGRYEGIDARVVEHYRTRIRVREVSLGDYVLNGGEVAVLAITEAVVRLVPGVVGNAASLTEESHAPEHDGLLEHPAYTKPASWRGLDVPAVLAGGNHGAVERWRRDEALRRTASRRPDVVERLDPARCDAQDLTVLAELGWTPGDHGFRPTTSAVAD; this is encoded by the coding sequence GTGCGCCTCGACGTCGTCACGATCTTCGCCGACTACCTCGCGCCGCTGCGGCTCTCGCTCATCGGCAAGGCGCAGGCGCAGGGGCTGCTCGACGTGCGGGTGCACGACCTGCGCGAGCACACCCACGACCGGCACCGCACGGTCGACGACACCCCCTACGGCGGGGGCGCCGGGCTGCTCATGAAGCCCGAGCCCTGGGGCGAGGCGCTCGACGCCGTCCTGGCCGACCCGCCCGCGGGTGCCCGGGAGGAGGGGCCGGTGCTCGTCGTCCCGTCCCCGGTGGGGGAGGTCTTCAGCCAGCGGGCCGCGGTCGAGCTCGCGGCCGAACCGTGGCTCGTCTTCGCCTGCGGCCGCTACGAGGGCATCGACGCCCGCGTCGTGGAGCACTACCGGACGCGGATCCGGGTGCGGGAGGTCTCGCTGGGGGACTACGTCCTCAACGGCGGGGAGGTCGCCGTCCTGGCGATCACCGAGGCCGTCGTGCGCCTGGTGCCCGGCGTGGTCGGCAACGCGGCCTCCCTCACCGAGGAGAGCCACGCCCCCGAGCACGACGGGCTGCTGGAGCACCCCGCCTACACCAAGCCCGCCTCCTGGCGCGGCCTCGACGTCCCGGCCGTGCTGGCCGGTGGCAACCACGGGGCCGTCGAGCGCTGGCGGCGGGACGAGGCGTTGCGGCGCACCGCGTCCCGGCGTCCGGACGTGGTGGAGCGGCTGGACCCGGCACGCTGCGACGCGCAGGACCTCACCGTCCTCGCCGAGCTGGGCTGGACCCCCGGTGATCACGGATTCCGTCCCACGACCTCCGCTGTGGCAGACTGA
- the rimM gene encoding ribosome maturation factor RimM (Essential for efficient processing of 16S rRNA): MEYVVARIGRPHGVRGEVTVEVRTDDPDDRFVPGVVLRTEPARGALTVSGARWHNGTLLLTFEEVADRTAVEALRDTLLLVDIDDEAQESDDAWYPHQLRGMAAVTVTGTPLGTVADLLTGSAQDVLVVTGTDGREVLVPFVRAIVPTVDVRRRKVVLAPPGGLFVELPGDEG, from the coding sequence GTGGAGTACGTCGTCGCCCGCATCGGGCGCCCGCACGGGGTGCGGGGCGAGGTCACCGTCGAGGTGCGCACCGACGACCCCGACGACCGCTTCGTCCCGGGCGTGGTGCTGCGCACCGAGCCGGCCCGGGGTGCGCTCACCGTCTCGGGCGCCCGGTGGCACAACGGCACCCTCCTGCTCACCTTCGAGGAGGTCGCCGACCGCACCGCCGTCGAGGCCCTGCGCGACACCCTGCTGCTCGTCGACATCGACGACGAGGCGCAGGAGTCCGACGACGCCTGGTACCCGCACCAGCTGCGGGGCATGGCCGCGGTGACGGTGACGGGGACGCCGCTGGGCACCGTCGCCGACCTGCTGACCGGCTCCGCGCAGGACGTGCTCGTCGTGACGGGGACCGACGGGCGCGAGGTGCTCGTCCCCTTCGTCCGCGCCATCGTCCCGACCGTCGACGTGCGCCGGCGCAAGGTGGTCCTCGCCCCGCCCGGTGGGCTCTTCGTCGAGCTGCCGGGGGACGAGGGCTAG
- a CDS encoding RNA-binding protein → MLADALEHLVRGIVGNPDDVQVTSKTLRRGAVLEVRVHPDDLGRVIGRAGRTAKALRTVLGALAGGKQVRVDLVDVDRR, encoded by the coding sequence GTGCTCGCGGACGCTCTCGAGCACCTGGTGCGCGGCATCGTCGGCAACCCCGACGACGTGCAGGTGACGTCCAAGACGTTGCGGCGCGGTGCCGTGCTCGAAGTTCGCGTGCACCCGGACGACCTGGGGCGGGTCATCGGCCGCGCCGGTCGCACGGCCAAGGCGCTGCGCACCGTCCTCGGTGCGCTCGCCGGCGGCAAGCAGGTGCGCGTCGACCTCGTCGACGTGGACCGACGCTGA
- the rpsP gene encoding 30S ribosomal protein S16 produces MAVKIRLKRMGQIRAPFYRIVIADSRSKRDGRAIEEVGLYNPMTDPSTIEVKSERVQYWLGVGAQPTEQVAALLKVTGDWQKFKGLPGAEGTYRTPSTNTKPPRIPAGGAAKTASAPAEAPAAEAQAPAEES; encoded by the coding sequence GTGGCTGTCAAGATTCGCCTCAAGCGCATGGGCCAGATCCGCGCGCCGTTCTACCGCATCGTCATCGCCGACTCGCGCAGCAAGCGCGACGGTCGCGCGATCGAAGAGGTCGGCCTGTACAACCCGATGACGGACCCCTCGACGATCGAGGTCAAGTCCGAGCGCGTCCAGTACTGGCTCGGCGTCGGCGCGCAGCCGACCGAGCAGGTCGCCGCGCTCCTCAAGGTCACGGGTGACTGGCAGAAGTTCAAGGGCCTGCCGGGTGCCGAGGGCACCTACCGGACCCCGAGCACCAACACCAAGCCCCCGCGCATCCCCGCCGGTGGAGCGGCCAAGACGGCGTCCGCGCCGGCCGAGGCCCCCGCCGCCGAGGCGCAGGCCCCGGCCGAAGAGTCCTGA
- a CDS encoding amidohydrolase family protein: MSEALHLTGPLLVGPEEVVDQAWVVGGRLTFSRPAAVTSTRLDGWVLPGLVDAHCHVGIGPHGWVPDDVARAQAVADRDAGALLLRDAGSASQTRWMDDVEDLPRIVRAGRHLARTRRYLRGLAHEIEPEDLVEHVRVEARRGDGWVKLVGDWIDRRTGDLAPCWPAEVLAAGVAAAHELGARVTVHQFGQAGVEELRAAGVDGIEHGTGLGPEHLSRLAAAGVAVVPTLVNIATFPGIADRGEPKFPTYAAHMRALHARRYDTVAALHAAGVPVFAGTDAGSVLPHGLVVDELHELAAAGLSRTAALDAGVWAARRWLGHPGLEEGASADLLVVAGDPRTDLGVLRDPTVVLRGRVVDGARPLA; encoded by the coding sequence GTGAGCGAGGCACTGCACCTCACCGGGCCGCTGCTCGTCGGGCCCGAGGAGGTGGTCGACCAGGCGTGGGTCGTCGGGGGCCGGTTGACGTTCTCGCGGCCGGCTGCGGTCACGAGCACACGGCTCGACGGGTGGGTGCTGCCCGGTCTCGTCGACGCCCACTGCCACGTCGGCATCGGCCCGCACGGCTGGGTCCCCGACGACGTCGCCCGCGCCCAGGCGGTCGCCGACCGCGACGCGGGCGCGCTGCTCCTGCGGGACGCGGGCTCGGCGTCGCAGACCCGCTGGATGGACGACGTCGAGGACCTGCCCCGCATCGTCCGCGCAGGCCGCCACCTGGCCCGCACCCGCCGGTACCTGCGGGGCCTGGCGCACGAGATCGAACCCGAGGACCTCGTCGAGCACGTCCGGGTGGAGGCCCGACGCGGCGACGGCTGGGTCAAGCTGGTGGGCGACTGGATCGACCGGAGGACCGGGGACCTCGCGCCGTGCTGGCCCGCCGAGGTCCTCGCCGCCGGGGTCGCCGCCGCGCACGAGCTCGGCGCCCGCGTCACGGTCCACCAGTTCGGGCAGGCCGGCGTCGAGGAGCTGCGCGCCGCCGGCGTCGACGGGATCGAGCACGGCACCGGACTGGGGCCGGAGCACCTGTCGCGGCTGGCGGCTGCGGGCGTCGCCGTGGTGCCGACGCTGGTGAACATCGCGACGTTCCCCGGCATCGCCGACCGGGGCGAGCCGAAGTTCCCCACCTACGCGGCGCACATGCGCGCCCTGCACGCCCGGCGGTACGACACCGTCGCCGCCCTGCACGCCGCGGGTGTCCCGGTCTTCGCCGGCACCGACGCCGGCAGCGTCCTTCCGCACGGCCTCGTCGTCGACGAGCTGCACGAGCTGGCCGCCGCCGGCCTGTCCCGCACGGCGGCCCTGGACGCCGGGGTGTGGGCGGCCCGCCGCTGGCTCGGCCACCCCGGGCTGGAGGAGGGGGCCAGCGCCGACCTCCTCGTCGTGGCCGGCGACCCGCGCACCGACCTGGGCGTGCTGCGGGACCCGACGGTCGTGCTGCGCGGCCGTGTCGTGGACGGTGCGCGACCTCTGGCATGA
- the ffh gene encoding signal recognition particle protein produces MFATLSDRLTATFKSLRGKGRLTEADVDATVREIRRALLDADVALPVVRDFTTRIRERATGAEVVGHLNPAQQVVKIVNEELVGILGGETRRLRFAKNPPTVIMLAGLQGAGKTTLAGKLGRWLKGNGNRPLLVACDLQRPNAVNQLQITGERAGVDVFAPEPGNGVGDPVSVAQRGIEHATRHHYDVVVVDTAGRTGVDAEMMQQAIDIRAAVKPDEVLFVLDAMIGQDAVATAEAFRDGVGFDGVVLTKLDGDARGGAALSVRHVTGQPVMFASTGEKLDDFEPFHPDRMASRILDMGDVMSLIEQAEKAFDADQAQAMAAKFAADEDFTLDDFLQQLQAVRNMGSLKKMLGMLPGMAQMRQQLDAFDEREFDRIEAMVRSMTPLERRQPRIMNGSRRARVAAGCGQSVSAVNDMLERFGQAQKMMRSLKNGLGGGGLPGIPGMPGGAGGGASKKQKARIAAQKGKKGKSGNPAKRAAEEKAAAERAAAQPGSAFGLPDPSKGFDPADLNLPKGFDKYLGQ; encoded by the coding sequence GTGTTCGCCACGCTCTCCGACCGCCTCACCGCCACGTTCAAGTCGCTGCGCGGCAAGGGGCGGCTGACCGAAGCCGACGTCGACGCGACCGTGCGGGAGATCCGCCGCGCGCTCCTCGACGCCGACGTCGCCCTGCCCGTCGTGCGCGACTTCACCACGCGCATCCGCGAGCGGGCGACCGGTGCGGAGGTCGTGGGCCACCTCAACCCCGCCCAGCAGGTCGTCAAGATCGTCAACGAGGAGCTCGTCGGCATCCTCGGCGGGGAGACGCGCCGCCTGCGGTTCGCCAAGAACCCGCCCACGGTGATCATGCTCGCCGGCCTCCAGGGCGCCGGGAAGACGACGCTGGCCGGCAAGCTCGGCCGCTGGCTCAAGGGCAACGGCAACCGTCCGCTGCTCGTGGCCTGCGACCTGCAGCGCCCCAACGCCGTCAACCAGCTGCAGATCACCGGTGAGCGCGCCGGGGTCGACGTCTTCGCGCCCGAGCCGGGCAACGGCGTGGGCGACCCGGTCTCCGTCGCCCAGCGCGGCATCGAGCACGCCACCCGCCACCACTACGACGTCGTCGTCGTCGACACCGCGGGCCGTACCGGTGTCGACGCCGAGATGATGCAGCAGGCGATCGACATCCGCGCCGCCGTCAAGCCCGACGAGGTCCTCTTCGTCCTGGACGCGATGATCGGCCAGGACGCGGTCGCGACCGCCGAGGCGTTCCGCGACGGCGTCGGTTTCGACGGTGTCGTCCTCACCAAGCTCGACGGCGACGCCCGCGGTGGTGCGGCCCTGTCGGTGCGCCACGTCACGGGCCAGCCCGTCATGTTCGCCTCCACGGGCGAGAAGCTCGACGACTTCGAGCCCTTCCACCCCGACCGGATGGCCTCGCGCATCCTCGACATGGGTGACGTCATGTCGCTCATCGAGCAGGCGGAGAAGGCCTTCGACGCTGACCAGGCGCAGGCCATGGCCGCGAAGTTCGCGGCCGACGAGGACTTCACCCTCGACGACTTCCTGCAGCAGCTCCAGGCGGTCCGGAACATGGGCTCGCTGAAGAAGATGCTCGGGATGCTGCCCGGCATGGCCCAGATGCGGCAGCAGCTCGACGCCTTCGACGAGCGCGAGTTCGACCGCATCGAGGCGATGGTCCGCTCCATGACGCCGCTGGAACGGCGCCAGCCGCGCATCATGAACGGCTCCCGCCGGGCCCGCGTGGCCGCCGGGTGCGGCCAGAGCGTCTCGGCCGTCAACGACATGCTCGAACGCTTCGGCCAGGCGCAGAAGATGATGCGCTCGCTGAAGAACGGCCTCGGCGGCGGCGGTCTGCCCGGCATCCCGGGGATGCCCGGCGGCGCAGGCGGGGGTGCGTCGAAGAAGCAGAAGGCGCGCATCGCGGCCCAGAAGGGCAAGAAGGGCAAGAGCGGCAACCCCGCCAAGCGCGCTGCGGAGGAGAAGGCCGCCGCCGAACGCGCTGCGGCGCAGCCGGGTTCGGCCTTCGGGCTGCCCGACCCGTCGAAGGGGTTCGACCCGGCCGACCTGAACCTGCCGAAGGGGTTCGACAAGTACCTCGGGCAGTGA